The Streptomyces sp. NBC_00440 genome contains a region encoding:
- a CDS encoding MarR family winged helix-turn-helix transcriptional regulator — protein MNDDLDPDGVASVLLASLSVLVRRVRQVPVEGGLTMPERTALSHLERSGPTTSSALAREVQITAQAMGATLGALRARGLVDRRPDPDDGRRVVLTVTDAGVQALKDKRNARAELIARALAGDTFTHTELQQLAAAAPLLERLAQNI, from the coding sequence ATGAATGACGATCTGGACCCCGACGGAGTCGCCTCAGTCCTGCTGGCGAGTCTCAGTGTGCTGGTGCGGCGGGTACGGCAAGTGCCGGTCGAGGGTGGACTCACGATGCCCGAGCGGACCGCGCTGTCGCACCTGGAGCGCTCGGGCCCCACCACCTCGTCGGCGCTGGCCAGGGAAGTGCAGATCACCGCGCAGGCCATGGGGGCGACCCTCGGCGCGCTGCGGGCCCGTGGTCTGGTCGACCGCCGTCCGGACCCGGACGACGGTCGGCGTGTGGTGCTGACAGTGACCGATGCCGGTGTGCAGGCCCTGAAGGACAAGCGCAACGCGCGGGCCGAACTCATCGCCCGGGCCCTCGCCGGCGACACGTTCACGCATACGGAGCTTCAGCAACTCGCGGCGGCCGCACCGCTGTTGGAGCGGCTGGCGCAGAACATCTGA
- a CDS encoding MFS transporter produces the protein MADPPKTRALNRPAGDDRYKWTALTNTTAAVFMSALDGSIVLIALPAIFRGVHLDPLAPGNIAYLLWMIMGYRLVQAVLVVTVGRLGDMYGRVRIYNSGFAVFTFASVLLSFDPFDGGHGAMWLIAWRVVQAVGGSMLTANSAAILTDAFPQEQRGFALGINQVAGLGGMFIGLVAGGLLSAWDWRAVFWVNVPVGVFFTLWAYRTLRETGKRGGGRIDWWGNITFAVGLSAVLIAITLGLQPYGGHTMGWTNPLADGMIAGGLVLLAAFVAIEKRVSAPMIQLSLFRQRAFTFGNMAGLAISIGRGGMQFVLIIWLQGIWLPLHGYDYSDTPLWAGLFMLPLTAGFLAAGPVSGYLSDRFGSRGLATGGALLFGATFLGLMLLPINFSYWIFAVLIALNGIASGMFASPNSSSIMGSVPAQLRGVASGMRATFQNSGTAVSIGVFFSLMIAGLAGSLPHTLTSGLQQQGVSAHVATQVGSLPPVSSLFAAQLGVNPMRHLLQPSGALSHLTAAQQQNLTGSEFFPNLISGPFHSGLVIVFAFGAVLALLAAVASALRGTGTGPAARAPGPVGAATGVPSRDRTGAPAAGATSQSEPSDPGNQPTSTGETTT, from the coding sequence ATGGCAGATCCTCCCAAGACGCGCGCCCTGAACCGCCCGGCCGGTGACGACCGGTACAAGTGGACGGCGCTCACGAACACAACCGCCGCGGTCTTCATGTCCGCGCTGGACGGCTCCATCGTGCTGATCGCCCTGCCGGCGATCTTCCGTGGTGTGCACCTGGACCCGCTCGCTCCGGGCAATATCGCCTACCTGCTGTGGATGATCATGGGGTACCGGCTGGTACAGGCCGTCCTGGTGGTCACGGTGGGCCGCCTGGGCGACATGTACGGCCGGGTGCGGATCTACAACTCCGGGTTCGCGGTCTTCACCTTCGCCTCGGTCCTGCTGTCCTTCGATCCTTTCGACGGCGGCCACGGAGCGATGTGGCTGATCGCCTGGCGAGTGGTGCAGGCCGTCGGCGGCTCGATGCTCACCGCGAACTCGGCCGCGATCCTGACCGACGCCTTCCCCCAGGAGCAGCGCGGATTCGCGCTGGGCATCAACCAGGTCGCGGGGCTGGGCGGGATGTTCATCGGCCTGGTCGCCGGGGGGCTGCTGTCGGCCTGGGACTGGCGGGCGGTGTTCTGGGTGAATGTGCCCGTCGGCGTGTTCTTCACGCTGTGGGCCTACCGCACCCTGCGGGAAACCGGGAAGCGCGGCGGAGGCCGGATCGACTGGTGGGGCAACATCACCTTCGCAGTGGGCCTCAGCGCGGTCCTGATCGCGATCACCCTCGGCCTGCAACCCTACGGCGGGCACACCATGGGCTGGACCAACCCGCTGGCCGACGGGATGATCGCCGGCGGCCTGGTGCTCCTGGCGGCATTCGTCGCCATCGAGAAACGGGTCTCCGCGCCCATGATCCAACTGAGCCTCTTCCGCCAACGGGCCTTCACCTTCGGCAATATGGCGGGCCTGGCCATCTCCATCGGCCGTGGCGGGATGCAGTTCGTGCTGATCATCTGGTTGCAGGGCATCTGGCTTCCGCTGCACGGCTACGACTACAGCGACACGCCACTGTGGGCCGGCCTCTTCATGTTGCCGCTGACCGCCGGGTTCCTCGCCGCGGGCCCCGTCTCCGGCTACCTCTCCGACCGGTTCGGCTCCCGGGGCCTGGCCACCGGCGGCGCGTTGCTGTTCGGCGCCACCTTCCTGGGCCTGATGCTCCTGCCGATCAACTTCAGTTACTGGATCTTCGCGGTGCTGATCGCACTCAACGGAATAGCCAGCGGCATGTTCGCCTCCCCCAACTCCTCCTCGATCATGGGCAGCGTGCCCGCGCAGTTGCGCGGCGTCGCCTCCGGTATGCGTGCCACCTTCCAGAACTCCGGCACTGCTGTGTCCATCGGAGTGTTCTTCTCCCTCATGATCGCCGGGCTGGCCGGCAGTCTCCCGCACACCCTCACCAGCGGACTGCAACAGCAGGGCGTATCGGCCCACGTCGCCACCCAGGTCGGCAGCCTGCCCCCGGTGTCGTCCCTGTTCGCGGCCCAACTGGGCGTCAATCCGATGCGGCATCTGCTCCAGCCCAGCGGCGCCCTGTCCCACCTGACGGCAGCGCAGCAACAGAACCTGACCGGCAGTGAGTTCTTCCCGAACCTGATATCCGGGCCCTTCCACTCCGGGCTGGTCATCGTGTTCGCCTTCGGTGCCGTCCTCGCTCTCCTCGCCGCTGTCGCCTCCGCCCTGCGCGGCACCGGCACCGGCCCCGCCGCCAGGGCCCCGGGCCCGGTGGGGGCCGCCACCGGTGTCCCCTCGCGCGACCGGACAGGTGCGCCGGCGGCAGGGGCCACTTCACAGTCCGAACCGTCCGACCCCGGCAACCAGCCGACCTCCACTGGAGAAACCACCACATGA
- a CDS encoding isochorismatase family protein: MTLTTIDPLSALVVIDLQKGIVGAHTDGPAATVVKQAALLAAEFRRHDLPVVLVNVTGRAPGRTEAGRSRSGAALPDGWADLVDELDVRPSDHLITKRRRSAFHDTGLDTLLRDLGVTQVVLTGISTSSGVESTARSASDYGYHVVLATDAMSDPDADAHRHSIERVFPKLGETATTAEVIDTVEATR, translated from the coding sequence ATGACACTGACAACGATCGATCCCCTGTCCGCGCTCGTCGTGATCGACTTGCAGAAGGGCATCGTCGGGGCCCACACCGACGGACCGGCCGCCACCGTCGTCAAGCAGGCGGCCCTTCTGGCCGCCGAGTTCCGGCGGCACGACCTGCCCGTGGTACTGGTCAACGTCACCGGACGTGCGCCGGGACGCACCGAGGCCGGACGGTCCCGCAGCGGTGCGGCACTGCCGGACGGCTGGGCCGATCTCGTCGACGAACTCGATGTCCGGCCGAGCGACCACCTGATCACCAAGCGGCGGCGCAGTGCCTTCCACGACACCGGCCTCGACACCCTCCTGCGGGATCTGGGCGTCACCCAGGTCGTGCTCACCGGCATTTCGACCAGCTCAGGCGTCGAGTCGACCGCGCGCTCGGCCTCCGACTACGGCTACCACGTCGTCCTGGCCACCGACGCCATGAGCGACCCGGACGCCGACGCACACCGCCACAGCATCGAGCGCGTCTTCCCCAAGCTCGGCGAAACCGCCACCACCGCTGAGGTCATCGACACGGTGGAGGCAACACGATGA
- a CDS encoding YbhB/YbcL family Raf kinase inhibitor-like protein: protein MTLLGRLLNNRRAGETHTAWNLPNLQGPELMALTSQRFGDGDTLPLECCAKNIGGDDLSPHLAWSAPPPGTAQLLLAVEDIDVPLTKPAVHCLALIDPAIDHLGPGALAARNPATGVQVLRSTIGRGYHGPGPIKGHGPHRYTFQLFALSSPVDSAPGATPVDRARPRALLPAITARVLDRGRLTGVYER, encoded by the coding sequence ATGACCCTGCTCGGCCGACTCCTGAACAACCGCAGGGCAGGCGAGACCCACACGGCGTGGAACCTGCCCAACCTCCAGGGCCCCGAGCTGATGGCCCTCACCAGCCAGCGCTTCGGCGACGGCGACACCCTTCCGCTGGAGTGCTGTGCGAAGAACATCGGCGGCGACGATCTCTCCCCTCACCTGGCCTGGTCCGCACCGCCACCCGGCACCGCCCAACTCCTCCTGGCCGTCGAAGACATCGACGTCCCGCTCACCAAACCCGCCGTGCACTGCCTCGCACTGATCGACCCGGCAATCGACCACCTCGGCCCCGGCGCCCTCGCTGCACGGAATCCAGCCACCGGAGTGCAGGTGCTGCGGTCCACCATCGGGCGCGGCTACCACGGTCCCGGGCCCATCAAGGGCCACGGGCCGCACCGCTACACCTTCCAGCTCTTCGCTCTCTCCAGCCCCGTGGACAGCGCTCCCGGAGCGACGCCGGTGGACCGGGCACGGCCCCGAGCCCTCCTGCCCGCCATCACCGCACGCGTCCTCGACCGTGGCCGACTGACCGGCGTATACGAACGCTGA
- a CDS encoding helix-turn-helix domain-containing protein: MPQRRLVTSRSQEPRQRFAEELRKLRAQRGVNLRQLGERLGWDYSLFGKMEKGETLGGPEVVQALDHYFGTQGMLLVLWELAMRDRTQFRERYRQYMALESDATSLWHFAVSVLPGLLQTPGYARDVLAAGGLKGVELEQQVEARMGRRELLWTDDAPTFRTILSEAALRTPLRDAAEWRAQLEYLLEAVGRDNITVHVLPQGAGLHALMGFDVWYLLLPEGRTVAYTENGYRGELIEDSAPVVRLQKAYDSVRDLALSPAESRKYILRLLEEVSCESST, encoded by the coding sequence ATGCCGCAACGACGCCTCGTCACCAGCCGCAGCCAGGAGCCGCGTCAGCGGTTCGCGGAGGAGTTACGGAAACTGCGCGCCCAGCGTGGGGTCAACCTGCGGCAGCTCGGTGAACGGCTCGGCTGGGACTACTCGTTGTTCGGCAAGATGGAGAAGGGCGAGACGCTGGGCGGGCCCGAGGTGGTCCAGGCATTGGACCATTACTTCGGCACTCAGGGGATGTTGCTCGTCCTCTGGGAGCTGGCCATGAGGGACCGTACGCAGTTCCGTGAGCGGTACCGGCAGTACATGGCGCTGGAGTCGGATGCGACCAGCCTGTGGCATTTCGCGGTGAGCGTTCTGCCAGGTCTGTTGCAGACGCCGGGGTATGCGCGGGATGTGCTGGCTGCTGGTGGACTCAAGGGAGTTGAGTTGGAGCAGCAGGTCGAGGCAAGGATGGGGCGCCGCGAACTGCTGTGGACAGACGATGCGCCGACGTTCCGAACGATTCTTTCCGAGGCTGCGCTGCGCACGCCCCTGCGGGATGCGGCGGAGTGGCGAGCGCAGTTGGAATATCTGCTGGAAGCGGTGGGGCGGGACAACATCACCGTCCACGTACTGCCCCAGGGCGCCGGTCTGCACGCGCTGATGGGCTTCGATGTGTGGTATCTGCTGCTGCCGGAAGGCCGGACGGTGGCCTACACCGAGAACGGATACCGGGGCGAACTCATCGAGGACAGTGCGCCGGTTGTGCGACTTCAGAAGGCGTACGATTCGGTGCGCGACCTGGCGCTGTCCCCCGCTGAGTCGCGAAAATACATCCTGCGCCTGTTGGAGGAAGTTTCGTGCGAATCGTCGACCTGA
- a CDS encoding DUF397 domain-containing protein, protein MRIVDLNAATWRKSSYSNQDGGACVEVSDDFAAIVPVRDSKNPHGPALTFAAHGWSAFVSALCDGELKA, encoded by the coding sequence GTGCGAATCGTCGACCTGAATGCCGCGACGTGGCGCAAGAGCAGCTACAGCAATCAGGATGGTGGTGCGTGCGTCGAGGTCTCCGACGACTTCGCCGCCATCGTCCCCGTACGCGACAGCAAGAACCCGCACGGCCCCGCGCTCACGTTCGCCGCGCACGGTTGGTCGGCGTTCGTCTCTGCCCTGTGCGACGGCGAGTTGAAGGCCTGA
- a CDS encoding TetR/AcrR family transcriptional regulator: MVTVPAARTSRSQRADGTREAILDVAERMFAEHGVFAVSNRQISEAAGQGNNAAVGYHFGTKTDLLRAIVRRHSEPIDTVRRRMVDATGDSAEVRDWVACLVRPSTEHLAELTHPTWYARFGAQLMTDPVLREMVIDESFGPSIQRTLDGLNRCLPGLPLPVRIERGDMARNLLVHMLAERERALADGAHTARASWQTYATGLIDAITAIWLAPATSAD, encoded by the coding sequence GTGGTGACCGTGCCCGCCGCGAGAACCTCCCGCTCCCAGCGGGCCGACGGGACCAGGGAAGCCATTCTCGACGTGGCCGAGCGAATGTTCGCCGAACACGGTGTGTTCGCCGTCTCGAACCGCCAGATCAGCGAGGCGGCGGGGCAGGGCAACAACGCCGCAGTCGGCTACCACTTCGGCACGAAGACCGACCTGCTGCGTGCGATCGTCCGCAGACACAGCGAACCGATCGACACCGTGCGACGCCGCATGGTCGACGCGACCGGCGATTCGGCGGAAGTACGGGACTGGGTGGCCTGCCTGGTCCGTCCGAGCACCGAGCACCTGGCCGAGCTGACCCACCCCACGTGGTACGCGCGGTTCGGCGCACAGCTGATGACCGATCCGGTGCTGCGGGAGATGGTGATCGACGAGTCGTTCGGCCCGTCGATCCAGCGGACCCTGGACGGGCTCAACCGCTGTCTGCCCGGACTGCCGCTGCCCGTACGGATCGAGCGCGGCGACATGGCCCGCAACCTGCTGGTCCACATGCTCGCGGAACGCGAACGCGCCCTCGCCGACGGCGCCCACACAGCCCGCGCCAGCTGGCAGACGTACGCGACCGGCCTCATCGACGCGATCACCGCGATCTGGCTGGCACCTGCGACATCGGCCGACTGA
- a CDS encoding cytochrome P450 translates to MTQDFREGTLNYPLEMAGALEPPAEWAELRDKCPVAGIRLPSGDEASLLTRYDDVRLVLSDPRCTRRMDADDAARISESDSGGVFNDSMAESINSAGQARWRRMLTKWFTAKRMTALRPGIEAMTHQLIDGMVEGAAGDGTADLKASVGFPLPVWVICDLLGVPDTDRDRFARWSDMLLNLTRYGQSEIDAAKAEFHVYLAEHLETKRAEPGDDLLSALITAVDPDGGRLTDDQLVATGQALLVAGHETTANMIGKMMAMLLADRGRWERLVADRSLVRPAVEEVLRFDANPGFGMPRYVNEDIEVSGTVLPRGTTVVCSMAAANRDEAAFDGADAMALDRRPNAHLAFGAGPHSCLGQSLARTELQTVLDVLLDRLPTLELAVPADELRRVEGLVVGGLRELPVRW, encoded by the coding sequence ATGACACAGGACTTCCGCGAGGGCACGCTCAACTACCCGCTGGAGATGGCGGGCGCACTGGAACCGCCGGCGGAGTGGGCGGAGCTGCGGGACAAGTGCCCGGTGGCGGGCATCAGACTGCCCAGCGGGGACGAGGCGTCGCTGCTGACGCGCTACGACGACGTCCGGCTGGTCCTGTCCGATCCGCGCTGCACGCGCCGGATGGACGCGGACGACGCCGCCAGGATCTCGGAGAGCGATTCCGGCGGAGTCTTCAACGACTCGATGGCGGAGTCCATCAACTCCGCCGGGCAGGCCCGCTGGCGACGGATGCTGACCAAGTGGTTCACGGCGAAGCGGATGACCGCGCTGCGGCCGGGGATCGAGGCGATGACCCATCAACTGATCGACGGGATGGTCGAAGGGGCGGCCGGGGACGGCACCGCGGACCTCAAGGCGAGCGTCGGGTTCCCGCTGCCGGTCTGGGTGATCTGCGATCTCCTCGGCGTCCCGGACACCGACCGGGACCGCTTCGCCCGCTGGTCGGACATGCTGCTGAATCTGACGCGGTACGGCCAGAGCGAGATCGACGCCGCGAAGGCCGAGTTCCACGTCTATCTGGCGGAGCACCTGGAGACGAAGCGGGCCGAGCCGGGTGACGACCTGCTCAGCGCGCTGATCACGGCGGTCGACCCGGACGGCGGCCGGCTCACCGACGACCAGCTCGTCGCCACCGGACAGGCGTTGCTGGTCGCCGGTCATGAGACGACCGCCAACATGATCGGCAAGATGATGGCGATGCTGCTCGCGGACCGCGGGCGGTGGGAGCGTCTGGTCGCCGACCGCTCGCTGGTGCGTCCGGCGGTGGAGGAGGTACTGCGGTTCGACGCCAACCCCGGTTTCGGGATGCCCCGTTACGTGAACGAGGACATCGAGGTCTCCGGCACCGTACTGCCCCGTGGCACCACCGTGGTGTGCAGCATGGCCGCGGCCAACCGGGACGAGGCCGCGTTCGACGGGGCCGACGCCATGGCGCTCGACCGGCGCCCCAACGCCCACCTCGCCTTCGGCGCGGGCCCGCACTCATGCCTGGGGCAGTCGCTCGCGCGGACCGAGTTGCAGACCGTGCTGGATGTCCTGCTCGATCGACTGCCGACCCTGGAACTCGCCGTCCCGGCGGATGAGTTGCGCCGGGTCGAGGGTCTGGTCGTCGGCGGGCTCCGCGAGCTTCCGGTGCGGTGGTGA
- a CDS encoding cytochrome P450: MTTWLGRRYLANIRKKGFDLSRASMLPEATLMPLRRTGLDPVADLGELREREPVSKLSVPLGMNIWLVTGYEETKAVLGRTKGFSNDFTNLIGSGGVTEDQQHPGGLGFSDPPVHTRLRRLLTPEFTMRRLARLTPRIHEIVEDRLDEMARTPGPVDLVQAFALPIPSLVICELLGVPYEDREDFQRLGTTRFDLFAGADASFGAISESLSYLRDIVKKQRENPGDGLLGMLIKQHGDAIDDEELTGLADGVLTGGLETTASMLALGTLVLLQNPDHFKTLREDDAAVSPFVEELLRYLTVVQVAFPRFAREDMEIAGTRIAAGDIVLCSLSGADRDASLGPHMDTFDPTRPTSSHVAFGYGIHRCIGAELARMELCAAYPALLRRFPAMSLAVPEEELAFRKYSAVFGVDSLPVNLG, from the coding sequence ATGACCACGTGGCTGGGCCGCCGGTATCTGGCGAATATCCGCAAGAAGGGCTTCGACCTGTCCCGCGCCTCGATGCTTCCCGAGGCGACCCTCATGCCGCTGCGCCGCACCGGCCTCGACCCGGTGGCCGACCTCGGCGAACTGCGGGAGAGGGAACCGGTCAGCAAGCTGTCCGTACCGCTCGGAATGAACATCTGGCTGGTCACGGGCTACGAGGAGACCAAGGCGGTACTGGGCCGCACCAAGGGCTTCAGTAATGACTTCACCAATTTGATAGGCAGCGGCGGCGTCACCGAGGACCAGCAGCACCCCGGCGGCCTCGGTTTCTCCGACCCGCCCGTCCATACGCGTCTGCGCCGGCTGCTCACGCCGGAGTTCACCATGCGCCGGCTCGCCCGGCTCACCCCGCGCATCCACGAGATCGTCGAGGACCGGCTCGACGAGATGGCGCGGACACCGGGCCCGGTCGACCTCGTCCAGGCCTTCGCACTGCCGATCCCCTCCCTGGTCATCTGCGAACTCCTCGGCGTCCCCTACGAGGACCGGGAGGACTTCCAGCGCCTGGGCACCACCCGCTTCGACCTCTTCGCCGGGGCCGACGCCTCGTTCGGCGCGATCTCCGAATCCCTCTCCTACCTCCGCGACATCGTCAAGAAGCAGCGCGAGAACCCGGGCGACGGACTGCTCGGGATGCTGATCAAGCAGCACGGCGACGCCATCGACGACGAGGAGCTGACCGGCCTCGCCGACGGCGTGCTGACCGGCGGCCTGGAGACCACCGCCAGCATGCTCGCCCTGGGCACCCTGGTACTCCTCCAGAACCCGGACCACTTCAAGACCCTCCGCGAGGACGACGCGGCCGTGAGCCCCTTCGTGGAGGAGCTGCTCCGCTATCTCACGGTGGTCCAGGTCGCCTTCCCGCGCTTCGCCCGCGAGGACATGGAGATCGCCGGTACCCGGATCGCCGCCGGCGACATAGTGCTCTGCTCCCTCAGCGGCGCGGACCGGGACGCGTCCCTCGGCCCGCACATGGACACGTTCGACCCCACCCGCCCGACCTCGTCGCACGTCGCTTTCGGTTACGGCATCCACCGCTGCATCGGCGCCGAACTCGCCCGGATGGAACTGTGCGCGGCCTACCCGGCCCTGCTCCGACGGTTTCCGGCCATGTCGCTGGCCGTACCGGAGGAGGAGCTCGCGTTCCGCAAGTACTCCGCCGTCTTCGGTGTCGACTCCCTGCCCGTAAACCTGGGCTGA